One part of the uncultured Celeribacter sp. genome encodes these proteins:
- the hisD gene encoding histidinol dehydrogenase: protein MPHFLSTTDSDFETRFAALLTMKREDSPDVDDAVAKIIADVRARGDAAVLELTAKFDRLELTAETLRFSEAEIEAACAKVSVADREALELAAQRIRAYHVRQMPDDALWTDPDGATLGWRWTPVSAAGLYVPGGLASYPSSVLMNAIPAKVAGVERLAVAVPTPDGVVNPLVLLAARIAGVDEVYRMGGAQAIAAFAYGTQSVAPVDKITGPGNAFVAAAKRRVFGKVGIDMIAGPSEILVIADKYNDPDWVAVDLMSQAEHDESAQSILITDDAAFGQAVAEAVEKRLGTLERRAIAGKSWADFGVVITARDLDEAAMLSDRFAPEHLELCVEDTEALSVKIHHAGAIFLGAYTPEAVGDYVGGPNHVLPTARSARFSSGLSVLDFLKRTTLAKMSPAALAAIGPAAVRLATSESLEAHGLSVQARLDRLNEGGDE, encoded by the coding sequence ATGCCCCATTTCCTGTCCACCACGGATTCTGATTTCGAAACCCGCTTTGCGGCGCTGCTCACGATGAAACGTGAGGACAGCCCGGATGTGGATGACGCTGTGGCCAAAATCATTGCCGATGTGCGCGCACGCGGTGACGCTGCGGTCCTTGAGCTGACCGCGAAATTCGACCGCCTTGAACTGACTGCAGAGACGCTGCGGTTTTCCGAGGCGGAGATCGAAGCCGCCTGTGCAAAGGTGTCGGTTGCGGATCGCGAGGCGCTGGAACTGGCCGCGCAGCGCATTCGGGCCTACCATGTTCGGCAGATGCCGGACGATGCGCTCTGGACCGATCCCGACGGGGCCACTTTGGGGTGGCGCTGGACGCCAGTTTCGGCGGCGGGGCTTTATGTGCCGGGGGGGCTGGCCTCTTATCCGTCCTCCGTGCTGATGAATGCGATCCCGGCCAAGGTGGCTGGCGTCGAACGGTTGGCAGTTGCGGTGCCCACGCCCGATGGCGTAGTGAACCCGCTGGTGTTGCTGGCTGCGCGCATTGCCGGGGTGGACGAGGTGTATCGCATGGGCGGTGCGCAGGCGATTGCTGCCTTCGCCTATGGCACCCAGAGCGTCGCGCCGGTCGACAAGATCACCGGACCGGGCAATGCCTTTGTGGCCGCAGCCAAGCGCCGTGTCTTTGGTAAGGTCGGGATTGACATGATCGCGGGCCCGTCCGAAATTCTGGTCATCGCGGACAAGTACAATGACCCGGACTGGGTGGCGGTGGACCTGATGTCTCAGGCCGAGCACGATGAAAGCGCACAGTCGATTCTGATCACAGATGATGCTGCGTTCGGTCAGGCGGTGGCCGAGGCTGTCGAAAAACGTCTTGGGACGCTGGAGCGCCGTGCCATTGCAGGCAAAAGCTGGGCGGATTTCGGTGTGGTGATCACCGCGCGCGATCTTGATGAGGCGGCCATGCTGTCAGATCGTTTCGCGCCCGAACACCTTGAGCTTTGTGTCGAGGATACGGAGGCGCTGTCTGTCAAGATCCACCACGCAGGCGCGATCTTTTTGGGCGCCTACACGCCAGAGGCGGTGGGCGACTATGTTGGCGGCCCGAACCACGTCCTGCCCACGGCCCGTTCGGCCCGTTTTTCGTCAGGCCTGTCGGTTTTGGACTTTCTTAAACGGACGACGCTTGCCAAGATGTCCCCGGCGGCTCTGGCCGCAATCGGCCCGGCGGCGGTCCGTCTGGCCACATCCGAAAGCCTTGAGGCACACGGCCTGTCCGTGCAGGCCCGGCTGGACCGGCTGAACGAGGGTGGCGATGAGTAA
- the murA gene encoding UDP-N-acetylglucosamine 1-carboxyvinyltransferase: protein MDSILVRGNGPLNGDIEIAGAKNACLALMPATLLSDEPLTLTNAPRLSDIKTMTALLSSLGAEITALQDGKVQAMSCHGEITPVADYDIVRKMRASNLVLGPLLARLGHAVVSLPGGCAIGARPMDLHTTALEALGAEIELKDGYLHAKVAGGRLKGAVHHMRFPSVGATENFLMAASLAKGTSVLENAAREPEIVDLADCLNKMGAQIEGAGTSRIEIQGVDRLHGATHPVVTDRIELGTFMLAPAICGGEVTCLGGKLALVESFAAKLEEAGISVTENDRGLTVKRHGERVKAVNVITEPFPGFPTDLQAQMMALLCTAEGTSVLEETIFENRFMHAPELIRMGANIEVHGGHATVHGVDKLKGAPVMATDLRASVSLILAGLAAEGETVVSRVYHLDRGYEFVEKKLSGIGAHIERISA, encoded by the coding sequence ATGGATTCGATTCTGGTGCGGGGCAACGGGCCTCTGAATGGCGACATTGAAATCGCGGGGGCCAAGAACGCCTGTCTTGCGCTTATGCCTGCGACGCTGTTGTCGGATGAGCCGCTGACGCTGACCAATGCGCCGCGCTTGTCTGACATCAAGACCATGACCGCGCTGCTATCGTCGCTCGGCGCGGAAATCACCGCGCTTCAGGACGGCAAGGTGCAGGCCATGTCCTGCCACGGCGAGATCACACCGGTTGCGGATTATGACATCGTGCGCAAGATGCGTGCGTCCAATCTGGTTCTCGGCCCTCTGCTGGCCCGTCTCGGGCATGCGGTCGTGTCTCTGCCCGGCGGTTGCGCCATCGGTGCGCGCCCGATGGATCTGCACACCACGGCGCTTGAGGCGCTGGGCGCAGAGATTGAGCTAAAAGACGGCTATCTGCACGCCAAAGTGGCCGGCGGTCGTCTGAAGGGGGCTGTGCATCATATGCGCTTCCCCTCCGTCGGAGCGACGGAAAATTTTCTGATGGCGGCATCTCTGGCCAAGGGCACCTCGGTGCTGGAAAACGCAGCCCGCGAACCCGAGATCGTCGATCTTGCGGACTGCCTCAACAAGATGGGCGCCCAAATCGAAGGCGCGGGAACGTCCCGGATTGAAATTCAGGGCGTCGACCGCCTGCATGGCGCCACGCATCCGGTTGTGACCGACCGGATCGAGCTGGGCACTTTCATGCTGGCACCCGCTATCTGCGGTGGTGAGGTCACCTGCCTGGGCGGCAAGCTGGCGCTGGTCGAAAGCTTTGCCGCAAAACTCGAAGAGGCCGGCATTTCGGTCACGGAAAACGATCGCGGTCTGACCGTCAAACGTCATGGCGAACGGGTTAAGGCGGTGAATGTGATCACGGAGCCCTTTCCGGGCTTCCCGACCGACCTGCAGGCGCAGATGATGGCCCTTCTTTGCACCGCCGAGGGCACTTCGGTGCTGGAAGAAACCATTTTCGAGAACCGCTTTATGCATGCGCCGGAACTGATCCGAATGGGGGCCAATATCGAGGTCCATGGCGGTCATGCCACCGTGCATGGCGTCGATAAGCTGAAAGGCGCGCCGGTGATGGCCACCGATCTGCGGGCGTCCGTGTCGCTCATTCTGGCGGGGCTTGCGGCTGAAGGCGAAACCGTGGTGTCGCGGGTCTATCACCTGGATCGCGGCTATGAGTTCGTTGAAAAGAAACTGTCCGGCATCGGTGCCCACATTGAACGGATCTCAGCGTAA
- a CDS encoding nitrilase-related carbon-nitrogen hydrolase translates to MRLVAASWHPVWHAEAQGWFDRYRRALCDIGANRDTLVVFPEYAALEAAFYGPQDVSEAGWMIRGADHFEAYCEGIAELVAETGATILGGSGFAYAGDSVEAGIVNRAMFCAPEGVQMIEKRMPTPYERALGLRAGQVSSVIETRFGRIACLICYDSEFPLLARTYSEAGAELLLVPSCTDTWQGASRVEIGCRARALEGQMIVAMAPLTGTVTGCDVVDINHGQPAVFCPPDTGAPEDGILARGPRDSAGFAVLEHLETRLATARAGGQVSVKSHWPESEIGGQSHEIRALSAKND, encoded by the coding sequence ATGAGGCTGGTGGCAGCAAGCTGGCATCCCGTGTGGCACGCTGAGGCGCAGGGTTGGTTCGATCGGTATCGGCGGGCGCTGTGCGACATCGGCGCCAATCGCGATACGCTGGTGGTCTTTCCGGAATATGCGGCTTTGGAAGCTGCGTTCTATGGTCCGCAGGATGTCAGTGAGGCCGGGTGGATGATCCGGGGCGCCGATCATTTCGAGGCCTATTGCGAGGGCATTGCAGAGCTGGTCGCCGAAACCGGGGCGACGATTCTGGGCGGATCCGGCTTCGCCTATGCAGGTGATTCCGTGGAGGCGGGCATCGTGAACCGCGCGATGTTCTGCGCGCCGGAAGGTGTGCAGATGATCGAGAAACGCATGCCGACTCCATATGAGCGGGCTTTGGGGCTGCGCGCCGGGCAGGTGTCTTCGGTGATCGAAACCCGCTTCGGCCGGATTGCCTGTCTGATCTGCTATGACAGCGAATTCCCTCTGCTGGCGCGCACCTATAGCGAAGCAGGCGCAGAGCTGTTGCTGGTGCCGTCCTGTACCGACACATGGCAGGGGGCGAGCCGGGTTGAGATCGGGTGTCGCGCGCGGGCGCTCGAAGGTCAGATGATTGTCGCTATGGCGCCGTTGACCGGGACGGTTACAGGCTGCGATGTGGTCGACATCAACCATGGTCAGCCCGCGGTGTTCTGTCCGCCCGACACGGGCGCGCCAGAGGACGGAATTTTGGCACGCGGTCCGCGAGACAGTGCGGGTTTTGCGGTGCTCGAACATCTGGAAACGCGACTCGCTACGGCGCGTGCCGGGGGGCAGGTCAGCGTCAAGAGCCACTGGCCAGAGAGCGAAATCGGGGGACAAAGCCATGAAATCCGCGCTCTGTCCGCGAAAAACGATTGA
- a CDS encoding DUF2948 family protein, which yields MVEDARFEDGGEQPLRLKALDSEDLTVISALAQDAVVPVGEISYDPAQRRFAVLLNRFRWEDVDIAQKRNRPVERVQAVLLFEDVMAARSSGVPRADKDLILSILAITFAPTEDGMGTVEITLAGDGTIALDVEALDVTLKDVTRPYVAPSHQVPSHDD from the coding sequence ATGGTCGAAGACGCCCGATTTGAAGACGGTGGTGAGCAGCCGTTGCGGCTCAAGGCGCTGGATTCCGAAGATCTGACGGTGATTTCCGCGCTGGCGCAGGATGCGGTGGTGCCGGTCGGGGAAATTTCCTATGATCCGGCGCAGCGCCGCTTTGCGGTCTTGCTGAACCGCTTCCGCTGGGAAGACGTCGACATCGCGCAAAAACGCAATCGCCCGGTCGAGCGGGTGCAGGCGGTGCTGTTGTTCGAAGATGTTATGGCGGCGCGGTCTTCCGGCGTGCCGCGCGCAGACAAGGATCTGATCCTGTCGATCCTCGCGATCACCTTTGCGCCGACAGAAGACGGCATGGGCACGGTGGAGATCACGCTGGCGGGGGACGGAACCATTGCGCTCGACGTCGAAGCGCTGGATGTCACGCTCAAGGACGTGACGCGGCCCTATGTGGCGCCCTCCCACCAGGTGCCAAGCCACGACGATTAA
- a CDS encoding LysR family transcriptional regulator: protein MNLRQMKYFIATAELGQVSRAASELLISQSSVTSAIRELEQELDTILFVRTAHGMELTGPGREFLGAARDVMEKVSIARNIGQGQSEIEGTINIAATYTVIGYFLPFHLDRLTHRFPKLDIRISELNRESIEEGLMTNRFDMAVLLTSNTANPELETETLLRSHRRLWVPQNHPLQSQGRATFEDIAQEDYIMLTVDEAANTSMKYWGPTGLAPKIKLRTSSTEAVRSMVANGQGITILSDMVYRPWSLEGRRIGTVATDIEIPSMDVGLAWRRDQDMSEAVRLFYDYFMDAFLSPQMSQIAGRT, encoded by the coding sequence ATGAATCTGCGTCAGATGAAGTACTTTATTGCCACCGCCGAACTGGGTCAGGTCAGCCGGGCGGCCAGCGAATTGCTGATTTCGCAATCTTCTGTCACCAGTGCGATCCGCGAATTGGAGCAGGAACTCGACACGATCCTGTTCGTGCGCACCGCCCATGGCATGGAGTTGACCGGACCGGGGCGCGAATTTCTGGGCGCCGCGCGCGACGTGATGGAAAAGGTGTCGATCGCCCGGAACATCGGACAGGGGCAAAGCGAGATCGAAGGCACGATCAACATTGCCGCCACCTATACGGTGATCGGTTATTTTCTGCCCTTCCATCTGGATCGACTCACCCACCGCTTTCCAAAGCTCGACATCCGCATCAGCGAACTGAACCGCGAAAGCATCGAGGAAGGCCTGATGACCAACCGGTTCGACATGGCAGTCCTGCTGACCTCGAACACGGCCAACCCTGAACTGGAAACCGAAACGCTGCTGCGGTCGCACCGCCGCCTCTGGGTGCCACAGAACCATCCTCTGCAAAGCCAGGGGCGTGCCACTTTCGAAGACATCGCGCAGGAAGACTATATCATGCTGACGGTGGACGAGGCCGCGAACACTTCGATGAAATACTGGGGCCCGACCGGACTGGCCCCCAAGATCAAGCTGCGCACCTCCTCGACCGAAGCGGTGCGGTCGATGGTCGCCAACGGTCAGGGGATCACCATCCTCTCGGACATGGTCTATCGCCCCTGGTCGCTGGAAGGACGGCGTATCGGCACCGTCGCCACCGACATCGAGATCCCCTCGATGGATGTAGGCCTGGCCTGGCGCCGGGATCAGGACATGAGCGAAGCCGTACGCCTGTTCTACGACTATTTCATGGATGCCTTCCTGTCCCCGCAAATGAGCCAGATCGCCGGCCGCACCTGA
- a CDS encoding GNAT family N-acetyltransferase has protein sequence MTLTFRVLRGAEVEGTLDDLARLRIEVFREWPYLYDGDMTYERNYMASYIGNDRAVLVAAYDGAKIVGAATGAPLAEHEEDFRGAFAGVDLAMSDVFYCAESVLLPDWRGQGAGHAFFDAREAHARALGFSYSAFCSVMRPAEHPLRPADARSHDLFWRKRGYAPMEGVIAQFDWKDVDAETSDEKRLQFWMRAL, from the coding sequence ATGACGCTGACATTCCGTGTTCTGCGCGGCGCAGAGGTCGAGGGGACGCTGGATGATCTGGCGCGTTTGCGGATCGAGGTGTTTCGCGAATGGCCCTATCTCTATGACGGGGATATGACCTATGAGCGCAATTACATGGCCAGCTATATCGGCAATGATCGGGCGGTGCTTGTCGCGGCTTACGATGGGGCCAAGATCGTGGGGGCGGCCACCGGCGCGCCGCTGGCTGAGCACGAAGAAGATTTTCGCGGCGCCTTTGCCGGGGTCGATCTGGCGATGTCCGATGTTTTTTACTGCGCCGAATCTGTCCTGTTGCCCGATTGGCGCGGGCAGGGGGCAGGGCACGCGTTTTTCGATGCGCGCGAAGCCCACGCCCGCGCGCTGGGATTCTCTTATTCGGCCTTTTGTTCGGTGATGCGCCCTGCGGAGCACCCGCTGCGTCCGGCGGACGCGCGCAGTCATGATCTGTTTTGGCGCAAGCGTGGCTATGCCCCGATGGAGGGGGTGATTGCGCAGTTCGACTGGAAAGACGTCGACGCCGAAACGTCGGATGAGAAACGCCTGCAATTCTGGATGCGTGCGCTATGA
- a CDS encoding nucleoside triphosphate pyrophosphatase, which yields MKLILGSGSPRRKELLAQLGLSPAQIRSPDINEDPQKGELPRPYCARMAREKVMVVPRGADEVVLCADTTVALGRRIMGKPADEKECAEFLLAMSGRRHKVITAIAVAHGDRVWEADVVTTVKMKRLSDLELNSYLQSGDWRGKAGGYGIQGPAGAFIAWIQGSYSAVMGLPVAETAQLLQAAGYPVYGEQS from the coding sequence ATGAAACTGATCCTCGGTTCAGGCAGCCCGCGCCGGAAGGAGCTTCTGGCGCAGCTGGGCCTTTCGCCTGCTCAAATCCGCTCTCCTGACATCAACGAAGACCCGCAGAAGGGGGAGCTTCCGCGCCCCTACTGTGCGCGCATGGCCCGTGAAAAGGTCATGGTGGTCCCGCGTGGCGCAGATGAGGTCGTGCTTTGCGCCGATACAACGGTCGCACTTGGGCGGCGGATCATGGGCAAGCCCGCCGATGAAAAGGAATGCGCCGAATTCCTGCTGGCTATGTCCGGGCGTCGCCACAAGGTGATTACCGCCATCGCCGTGGCCCACGGGGACCGGGTCTGGGAGGCGGATGTGGTGACCACGGTCAAGATGAAACGCCTGTCGGATCTGGAGCTGAACAGCTATCTGCAGTCCGGCGACTGGCGCGGCAAGGCTGGCGGCTATGGCATTCAGGGGCCTGCCGGCGCGTTTATCGCGTGGATACAAGGCAGCTATTCGGCGGTGATGGGATTGCCTGTTGCCGAAACTGCGCAGCTTTTGCAGGCTGCTGGCTACCCGGTCTATGGAGAACAGTCATGA
- a CDS encoding acetyl-CoA carboxylase: MSDIQSPLPGTFYHKPSPEEPAFKAPGDKVAVGDTIGLVEVMKTFIAVTAEIEGTFVKYAVDDATPVTAGAVLAELE, encoded by the coding sequence ATGAGCGATATTCAATCCCCCCTTCCGGGCACCTTCTATCACAAACCTTCTCCCGAAGAGCCAGCCTTCAAGGCGCCGGGCGACAAGGTGGCCGTCGGTGACACCATCGGTCTGGTGGAGGTGATGAAAACATTCATCGCCGTGACCGCAGAGATCGAAGGCACTTTTGTCAAATATGCCGTTGACGACGCGACGCCGGTCACCGCCGGGGCTGTGTTGGCTGAGCTCGAGTAA
- a CDS encoding 5-oxoprolinase subunit PxpA, whose protein sequence is MKKIIDLNCDMGEGFGHWVLSDAPDEDLMALISSANIAAGFHAGDPTSMDRVIKLANVYGVGLGAHPGYRDLQGFGRRYIDTTPEELVNDIIYQVGAVREFGRRHGIRLQHVKPHGALYMEAARNEELSRHMIESLSAISGELLIYCMGVSKTYEVAKRLGHPVVREFYADRDYGDDGGIVFTRRVGRPDPQAIADKCLRACVEGKVTTVTGQDIDVEFESICFHSDTPGAVEIGRAVRNALTENGINIAPASAVLETA, encoded by the coding sequence ATGAAAAAGATCATCGATTTGAATTGCGACATGGGGGAGGGGTTTGGCCATTGGGTTTTGAGCGATGCCCCCGATGAAGACCTCATGGCGCTGATTTCCTCGGCCAATATCGCCGCAGGGTTTCATGCCGGCGATCCCACCTCCATGGATCGCGTGATCAAGCTGGCCAATGTCTACGGTGTGGGTCTTGGGGCGCATCCCGGGTATCGCGATTTGCAGGGGTTCGGACGCCGCTACATCGATACCACCCCCGAAGAGTTGGTGAACGACATTATCTATCAGGTCGGGGCGGTGCGCGAATTTGGACGTCGCCATGGCATTCGCCTGCAGCATGTCAAACCGCATGGTGCCCTCTATATGGAGGCTGCGCGCAATGAAGAACTGTCACGCCATATGATCGAAAGCCTGTCTGCGATCAGCGGTGAGTTGTTGATCTACTGCATGGGCGTCTCAAAGACCTATGAGGTGGCAAAACGCCTCGGCCATCCGGTCGTTCGTGAATTCTATGCAGATCGCGATTACGGTGATGACGGTGGCATCGTGTTCACCCGTCGCGTTGGCCGTCCCGATCCGCAAGCCATCGCCGACAAATGTCTGCGTGCCTGTGTCGAGGGCAAGGTCACAACTGTAACCGGCCAGGACATTGATGTTGAGTTCGAGTCGATTTGTTTTCACTCCGACACGCCCGGCGCAGTCGAAATCGGGCGCGCTGTACGTAATGCGCTGACCGAAAACGGCATCAATATAGCCCCCGCCTCCGCCGTTCTAGAAACCGCTTGA
- a CDS encoding ribonuclease E/G — MKGSVIAFGEVNGLKAAAYLVDGRMEDFLIDVAEGAPPAPGAIFRAKGGRSLKGMGGALLDLPDGDKAYLRGNKGLKPGAPMLVQVTHIAEDGKAVPVTTRLLFKSKYAIVTPDAPGLNISRQIDDDEVLIRLHALAEEGMEEADETLGLILRSACATATDDDIAEDIAAMRGLAEAVLADINGAPELLVDGPDAWEAAWRDWPKPDVLDETPDAFDNHGVHEQIDALLDPYVPLKGAGSLFIEPTRALVAVDVNTGGDFSPAAGLKANIALARDLPRQLRIRGLAGQITLDLAPMAKKDRRQFEQSLKAAFKSEGNDTVLAGWTPLGHFEIQKKRSRVPVAEVLR; from the coding sequence ATGAAAGGCAGTGTCATCGCCTTTGGCGAAGTCAACGGGCTGAAAGCCGCCGCCTATCTGGTGGACGGTCGGATGGAAGATTTTCTGATCGATGTGGCGGAGGGTGCGCCGCCTGCGCCAGGCGCTATCTTTCGGGCCAAAGGTGGTCGCAGCCTTAAGGGGATGGGTGGTGCGCTGCTCGATCTGCCGGACGGTGACAAAGCCTATCTGCGTGGCAACAAAGGGCTGAAGCCCGGCGCACCGATGTTGGTGCAGGTCACCCATATCGCCGAAGACGGCAAAGCCGTGCCGGTGACGACGCGGCTGTTGTTCAAGTCGAAATATGCCATTGTGACCCCCGATGCGCCGGGTCTGAACATCTCGCGTCAGATCGACGATGACGAGGTGCTTATTCGCCTGCATGCGCTGGCCGAGGAGGGTATGGAAGAGGCTGATGAAACGCTTGGTCTGATCCTGCGCTCAGCCTGTGCCACGGCCACAGACGATGACATCGCCGAAGATATTGCCGCCATGCGTGGTCTGGCCGAGGCCGTTCTGGCCGACATCAACGGTGCGCCGGAATTGCTGGTCGACGGTCCCGACGCCTGGGAAGCCGCCTGGCGCGACTGGCCCAAACCCGATGTGCTGGACGAGACACCGGATGCCTTTGACAATCACGGGGTGCATGAGCAGATCGACGCCTTGCTGGATCCTTACGTGCCGCTCAAGGGGGCGGGCTCGCTCTTTATCGAGCCGACCCGGGCGCTTGTGGCAGTGGACGTGAACACCGGTGGGGATTTTTCGCCCGCTGCCGGGCTGAAAGCCAACATCGCTCTGGCGCGGGACCTGCCGCGGCAGTTGCGGATCCGCGGTCTTGCGGGGCAGATCACGCTCGATCTGGCGCCAATGGCCAAAAAGGATCGCCGTCAGTTCGAGCAAAGCCTCAAAGCGGCCTTCAAATCAGAGGGTAACGATACGGTTCTGGCAGGCTGGACGCCGCTCGGGCATTTCGAGATCCAAAAGAAACGCAGCCGCGTACCTGTGGCGGAGGTGCTGCGGTGA
- a CDS encoding low molecular weight phosphatase family protein, producing MTAGLPHSVLFCCDHNSVRSPMAEGLMKKFYGTRVYVQSAGVHSDLDVDGFAVAVCAEIGVELHRHQARSFDDMKEWGDDISSYDLVVALSPASQRHALELTRFYHLEVEYWPIMDPTGIGESREAKLDAYRQARDQIETRMTARFGPAQVE from the coding sequence ATGACGGCAGGCCTTCCACATTCGGTCCTGTTCTGCTGTGATCATAATTCTGTCCGCTCGCCAATGGCTGAGGGGCTAATGAAGAAATTTTACGGCACAAGGGTCTATGTGCAATCCGCCGGGGTGCACTCGGATCTGGATGTGGATGGGTTCGCGGTCGCGGTCTGTGCCGAGATCGGTGTTGAACTCCACCGCCATCAGGCCCGCTCTTTCGATGACATGAAAGAATGGGGCGATGATATTTCCTCCTATGATCTGGTGGTGGCCCTGTCGCCCGCCTCGCAACGCCACGCGCTGGAGCTAACGCGGTTCTACCATCTCGAGGTGGAATATTGGCCGATCATGGACCCGACGGGGATTGGTGAAAGCCGGGAGGCCAAGCTGGACGCCTATCGTCAGGCCCGCGACCAGATCGAGACGCGGATGACAGCCCGCTTCGGTCCGGCGCAGGTGGAATGA
- the yacG gene encoding DNA gyrase inhibitor YacG: MSCPICGADAVKAYRPFCSKRCADIDLARWMNGAYAVPSTREEDPEEIAEALEELFEEAENGPSKKPH, translated from the coding sequence GTGAGCTGTCCAATCTGTGGGGCTGACGCGGTGAAGGCCTACCGCCCGTTCTGCTCAAAACGCTGCGCCGACATTGATCTGGCACGCTGGATGAACGGCGCCTATGCCGTGCCGTCGACACGCGAAGAGGATCCCGAAGAGATCGCCGAGGCGCTCGAAGAGCTGTTCGAGGAGGCCGAAAACGGCCCGTCAAAAAAACCTCACTAA
- the infA gene encoding translation initiation factor IF-1 encodes MAKEEMLEFPGVVKELLPNATFLVELENGHTIIAHTAGKMRKNRIRVLAGDKVQVEMTPYDLTKGRINYRFR; translated from the coding sequence ATGGCCAAGGAAGAAATGCTCGAATTTCCCGGTGTCGTGAAGGAACTCCTGCCGAACGCGACATTCCTGGTCGAGCTGGAAAACGGCCATACGATCATCGCTCATACGGCAGGCAAGATGCGCAAAAACCGCATCCGTGTTCTCGCAGGAGACAAGGTCCAGGTCGAAATGACCCCCTACGATCTGACCAAGGGTCGGATCAACTATCGTTTCCGTTAA
- a CDS encoding UPF0262 family protein: protein MSKLLSVEIDESGLAPPTPEIEQERKVAIFDLLEDNSFSLPEREGRKVSEGPFKLMLAIRERRLVFDLTTEDGEKAAEFHLSLGPFRQVVKDYFQICESYFDAVKKLPPSQIEAIDMARRGIHNEGARVLQERLEGKAIVDIDTARRLFTLICVLHWG from the coding sequence ATGAGTAAGCTTCTATCTGTTGAGATCGACGAGAGCGGTTTGGCACCGCCGACGCCGGAAATCGAACAGGAACGCAAGGTCGCGATTTTCGATTTGTTGGAAGACAACTCGTTTTCTTTGCCTGAGCGCGAAGGGCGCAAAGTGTCTGAGGGGCCGTTCAAGCTGATGCTGGCGATCCGTGAACGGCGTCTGGTGTTCGATCTGACGACGGAAGACGGTGAAAAGGCCGCCGAGTTTCACCTGTCTCTGGGTCCGTTTAGGCAAGTTGTGAAAGACTATTTCCAGATCTGTGAAAGCTATTTTGACGCTGTCAAAAAGCTGCCGCCCAGTCAGATCGAGGCCATCGATATGGCCCGCCGTGGCATCCACAATGAAGGCGCGCGGGTGTTGCAAGAACGTTTGGAAGGCAAGGCAATCGTCGACATCGATACAGCAAGACGCCTTTTCACCCTGATCTGCGTGCTGCACTGGGGGTGA